The Cryptococcus neoformans var. neoformans B-3501A chromosome 7, whole genome shotgun sequence genome window below encodes:
- a CDS encoding hypothetical protein (HMMPfam hit to GRASP55_65, GRASP55/65 family, score: 5.6, E(): 8.3e-09) yields the protein MGQATSSLPSSLPDLALHCLRVADMSPADGLVEPYFDYLIGVQTPSINEPTDVLGKILEENEGKQIGLRVYNTKSQRVREASKASGDPNAKPSLLGLSLRVCNPAHALESVYHVLDVLEGSPAEMAGLVPWGDYVLAWSGGPLHSENDFYNLIEAHVDKPLRLFVYNADLDNLREVVLYPTRQWGGEGLIGCGIGYGLLHRIPRPSTPPSGQASLSGADGYFGPDDVRRPSMQGSVSEGGGLAETV from the exons ATGGGCCAGGcaacatcttctcttccttcttcgcttcccGACCTCGCCCTTCATTGTCTGCGCGTTGCAGACATGTCCCCGGCAGACGGGCTGGTCGAACCGTATTTTGACTATCTTATCGGTGTTCAAACGCCTTCGATCAATGAACCGACTG ATGTGCTGGGCAAAATATtagaagaaaatgaagggAAACAGATTGGACTAAGAGTATACAATACGAAAAGCCAGAGGGTTAGAG AAGCGTCAAAAGCGAGCGGCGACCCAAACGCTAAACCTTCATTACTTGGTCTGAGCCTAAGGGTTTGTAATCCCGCACATGCCCTGGAGTCTGTATATCACGTTTTGGATGTCTTAGAAGGGAGCCCAGCAGAG ATGGCGGGTCTTGTGCCTTGGGGAGATTATGTCCTTGCTTGGTCTGGCGGCCCTTTACATTCTGAGAACGACTTTTACAACTTGATCGAGGCCCATGTGGACAAGCCATTGCGGCTATTTGTCTACAACGCTGACTTGGA TAACCTTCGAGAAGTAGTTCTTTACCCTACTAGACAGTGGGGGGGAGAAGGCTTAATAGGATGTGGCATTGG CTACGGACTTTTACACCGTATACCACGGCCGTCAACGCCCCCCTCTGGACAGGCTAGCCTGTCAGGAGCGGATGGGTATTTTGGACCTGACGATGTGAGGAGACCGAGTATGCAAGGGTCTGTCAGTGAAGGCGGGGGACTGGCGGAGACTGTCTAG